One window from the genome of Amphiprion ocellaris isolate individual 3 ecotype Okinawa chromosome 23, ASM2253959v1, whole genome shotgun sequence encodes:
- the bmp15 gene encoding bone morphogenetic protein 15 translates to MRATRAEHILLRACALSCFIFLLCSTCTGVLTGRGMASLHPALTRSRRCHQSAKHRGAHHRPLTDEQKADQNLQFMLSLYQSAAGPDGRPKQHRKFGSNTVRLLRPSASSVHYLPASGDHCYTFTVQYNLDTLPSEQLVKASFIHLRSSPSSSSSSSTASSTTQAVEPPRCRAQITSLGAESLVTLEPHERWTETDITAQVSGHVLQRQDQGTGGHLTLTAQYWCTEPGPSEEDSDLSWWWNPLQERKEWSGEPHLEVPSLLLYLEEEREVKDWMGELLGAEGENVMRRIGRWQPSLRRQRRSKDSSPSELKDPSLDALKNAPSSSSSFSTSPTASIISDIPAYKRKTSMPKNRCKLHSFRLSFDELGWGHYFIAPPVYNPRFCQGDCPRVLHYGYHSPNHAIIQTVINELGVGDVPPPSCVPYKYMPMSVLVVHKKKVEYRELEDMVAESCTCR, encoded by the exons ATGAGGGCGACCCGCGCCGAACACATTTTACTGCGTGCCTGCGCCCTGTCCTGCTTCatcttcctgctctgctccacctgcaCCGGGGTCCTAACCGGGCGCGGAATGGCCTCCCTTCACCCCGCGTTGACGCGCAGCCGTCGGTGTCACCAAAGCGCCAAGCACAGAGGAGCGCACCACCGGCCGCTGACGGACGAGCAGAAAGCGGACCAGAACCTGCAGTTCATGCTCAGTTTGTACCAGAGCGCAGCCGGACCGGACGGCAGGCCCAAGCAGCACCGGAAGTTCGGCTCCAACACCGTGCGCCTGCTGAGACCCTCGGCGTCGTCGGTGCACTACCTGCCAGCGTCAGGAG aCCACTGCTACACCTTCACAGTTCAGTACAACCTTGATACTCTTCCCTCGGAGCAGCTGGTGAAAGCCTCCTTCATCCACCTGcgctcctctccctcctcttcctcctcttcctccaccgcCTCCAGCACCACCCAGGCTGTGGAGCCGCCCCGCTGCAGGGCCCAGATCACCTCACTGGGTGCAGAGAGCCTGGTCACCCTGGAGCCCCACGAACGGTGGACCGAGACGGACATCACCGCGCAAGTCAGCGGTCACGTCCTGCAGCGGCAGGATCAGGGCACCGGGGGGCATCTGACCCTCACTGCCCAGTACTGGTGCACAGAACCTGGGCCTTCTGAAGAGGACAGCGACCTCTCGTGGTGGTGGAATCCTCTACAAGAGAGGAAAGAGTGGAGCGGTGAACCTCACCTGGAAGTCCCCTCTCTTCTCCTGtacctggaggaggagagggaggtgaAGGACTGGATGGGGGAGTTGCTCGGGGCAGAGGGGGAAAACGTCATGAGGCGAATCGGGCGGTGGCAACCTTCGCTTCGCCGCCAACGTCGCTCCAAAGACTCCTCGCCTTCGGAGCTGAAAGATCCCTCCCTGGACGCTCTGAAGAATGCTCCGTCTTCCTCTTCATCGTTCTCCACCTCCCCCACTGCCTCCATCATCTCCGATATCCCGGCCTACAAACGCAAGACCAGCATGCCCAAGAACCGCTGCAAGCTCCACTCGTTTCGCCTGTCATTCGACGAGCTCGGCTGGGGTCACTACTTCATCGCCCCGCCGGTGTACAACCCCCGGTTCTGCCAGGGAGACTGCCCCAGAGTCCTGCACTACGGCTACCACTCGCCCAACCACGCCATCATCCAGACGGTCATCAATGAACTCGGCGTCGGGGACGTCCCACCACCGTCCTGCGTGCCATACAAGTACATGCCCATGAGCGTGTTGGTGGTGCACAAGAAGAAGGTGGAGTACAGGGAGCTGGAGGACATGGTGGCCGAGTCCTGCACGTGTCGCTAG